In Paenibacillus kyungheensis, the following are encoded in one genomic region:
- a CDS encoding GNAT family N-acetyltransferase gives MTISTTVELTLYRPEYLADLTQFHLPEEQLQFTALPVDSLEEALTDPQRYPIVIMAERKVVGFFVLHTGQGILDYDDYTDTPLAEVMLIRALLIDSRYQGKGYARQAMELLPAWVRYHFPFIHELLLAVNERNLAAQHTYTVAGFKDLGHRPIGLAGSQRIMHYFL, from the coding sequence ATGACTATTTCTACTACAGTAGAATTAACATTATATCGTCCTGAATATCTTGCAGACCTGACTCAATTTCATTTGCCAGAAGAACAACTTCAATTTACAGCTTTACCTGTCGATTCATTAGAAGAAGCGCTGACTGATCCTCAGCGTTATCCGATAGTGATTATGGCTGAACGTAAAGTGGTTGGTTTTTTTGTGTTGCATACAGGACAGGGCATTTTGGATTACGATGATTATACAGATACTCCACTTGCAGAAGTGATGCTGATTCGAGCACTATTGATCGATTCTCGATATCAAGGTAAAGGGTATGCCAGACAAGCGATGGAGTTATTACCAGCATGGGTTAGATACCATTTTCCATTTATCCATGAGTTATTACTAGCAGTCAATGAACGTAATCTCGCTGCGCAACATACTTATACGGTTGCAGGTTTTAAAGATTTGGGTCATCGTCCTATAGGATTAGCAGGCTCTCAACGAATAATGCATTATTTTTTGTAA
- a CDS encoding sugar phosphate isomerase/epimerase family protein yields the protein MIKGISQAGLGSISTEELVRSARKYGFGAVDINTDILIADHGLEGTRRLLEDHHVIVGSIGLPVEWRQTDAIFREQLTSLAVTAYHASFLGCKSCCTYILPATDELPATYMAQSIVRLRQIASILDAYGIRLGLEFVGPHHLRTAWKHPFIHTVADTLTMIDGIDRSNVGLLVDAYHCYTTEFTADDIRQLRAEQIVHVHINDAKDVPLDQVLDNDRLYPAEGVIDLPAFLQALQDIGYTGVVTQEILTPESPSDSTSLLWERSQRGFDHVFRNISTL from the coding sequence ATGATTAAAGGAATAAGTCAGGCTGGATTAGGTTCTATTTCAACAGAGGAATTAGTACGTTCTGCTCGTAAGTATGGATTCGGCGCTGTAGATATCAATACAGATATACTGATTGCTGATCATGGTCTGGAAGGAACACGTCGATTGCTGGAAGATCACCATGTTATCGTAGGCTCTATCGGTCTACCTGTAGAGTGGCGTCAGACTGATGCTATTTTTCGTGAACAATTAACATCACTTGCTGTCACCGCTTATCATGCTTCTTTCCTTGGATGTAAATCTTGTTGTACATATATTTTACCTGCAACAGATGAATTGCCTGCTACCTACATGGCACAAAGTATTGTACGTCTGCGCCAGATTGCCTCGATCTTAGATGCTTACGGTATAAGACTGGGACTGGAATTTGTAGGCCCGCATCATTTGCGTACTGCGTGGAAGCATCCCTTTATTCATACGGTTGCAGATACACTGACAATGATTGATGGGATCGATCGTAGTAATGTTGGCTTGCTGGTCGATGCTTATCATTGCTATACCACTGAATTTACAGCAGATGATATTCGTCAATTACGCGCAGAGCAGATTGTCCATGTGCATATTAATGATGCCAAAGACGTACCACTTGATCAAGTTCTCGATAATGATCGATTATATCCTGCTGAAGGTGTGATTGATCTGCCTGCTTTTCTACAAGCTTTGCAAGATATCGGCTATACAGGCGTGGTCACGCAAGAAATTCTAACCCCAGAATCTCCATCAGATTCGACAAGTTTATTATGGGAGCGTTCCCAACGTGGATTTGATCATGTATTTCGCAATATCTCTACTCTTTGA
- a CDS encoding ABC transporter substrate-binding protein: protein MNYWIKIRKSMMSYTILLLTVVLLAACSNNNKVSSVDATNTATSASTRTVETAKGPVTIPTHPQRVVSTYYHGTLIALGITPVGANKEWWMGSPFLKEQEKGIADIGTPTSLEKVVELNPDLIIINDFDVEKYDEYSKIAPTIYIPYTAYHNPQEEIQLLGKLLDRQQQAQAWLDRYHQTAMEAREQIKDIVKPGQTATLLNVRGKKLAVLGENYGRGGYAIYDALQLKPLDIVKKEVIDSDAQIKDISLEALPEYANSDYIFICFNNETEQADISSVLDNSLWKNLPAVKKGHVYTLPYDVFSYYDPESIIGQIGLIKDMLIDNKKS from the coding sequence ATGAATTATTGGATAAAGATAAGAAAAAGTATGATGTCGTATACGATATTACTGCTAACCGTAGTATTGCTTGCAGCTTGTAGTAACAATAATAAGGTGTCATCTGTAGATGCTACCAACACAGCAACATCAGCTTCTACAAGAACGGTAGAGACTGCAAAAGGGCCTGTTACGATTCCAACCCATCCACAACGAGTCGTATCCACATATTATCATGGTACATTAATTGCACTTGGTATTACTCCAGTAGGTGCTAACAAAGAATGGTGGATGGGCAGTCCATTTTTGAAAGAGCAAGAAAAAGGCATAGCAGATATCGGTACACCTACATCTTTAGAAAAAGTAGTTGAGCTAAATCCGGATTTAATCATTATTAATGATTTTGATGTGGAGAAGTATGATGAATATTCCAAAATTGCGCCAACGATCTATATTCCTTATACGGCATATCACAATCCTCAAGAAGAGATTCAATTATTAGGCAAATTATTAGATAGACAACAACAAGCACAAGCATGGTTAGATCGTTATCATCAGACAGCGATGGAAGCCCGCGAACAAATCAAAGATATTGTGAAACCCGGACAAACAGCGACATTATTAAATGTACGTGGCAAGAAATTGGCTGTGTTGGGCGAAAATTATGGACGCGGTGGATATGCTATTTATGACGCGTTGCAATTAAAACCTTTAGATATCGTAAAAAAAGAAGTGATTGATAGTGATGCTCAAATTAAAGATATTTCATTAGAAGCATTACCTGAATATGCGAACTCTGATTATATTTTTATCTGTTTTAACAATGAGACCGAACAAGCTGATATCAGTTCAGTACTGGATAACTCACTCTGGAAAAACTTACCCGCAGTGAAAAAAGGTCATGTCTATACATTGCCGTATGATGTATTCTCTTATTATGATCCTGAATCTATTATCGGGCAGATTGGATTAATCAAAGATATGCTCATAGATAACAAAAAATCTTAA
- a CDS encoding CBS domain-containing protein, giving the protein MISQMLKPLLRQVKKYEVTPMQTVTMPEPPHEPEETLTLTDLLRSAPHVTTKQTCEQTLKVMFSYPEAESIVVCDKLHRPVGLVMCGRFFFRVNGRAGMDGFYMQRVVKLMTQKPLIVDVRATVSDVQQQAEQRAEYFRNDSIIVTEQERVLGIITATDLRHGYRS; this is encoded by the coding sequence ATGATTAGTCAGATGCTGAAGCCCTTACTGAGACAAGTTAAGAAATATGAAGTCACTCCTATGCAGACAGTTACTATGCCTGAACCGCCTCATGAACCTGAAGAGACATTGACCCTGACCGATCTTCTTCGTAGTGCTCCTCATGTTACAACCAAGCAGACATGTGAACAGACATTGAAAGTTATGTTCAGTTATCCAGAAGCTGAAAGTATTGTTGTATGCGATAAGCTACATCGTCCGGTAGGGTTGGTGATGTGCGGTCGTTTTTTCTTTCGAGTTAATGGACGTGCAGGAATGGACGGATTCTATATGCAGCGTGTAGTCAAATTAATGACTCAAAAACCTCTTATCGTGGATGTGAGAGCTACTGTAAGTGATGTGCAACAGCAAGCAGAACAACGTGCTGAATATTTCCGCAATGATAGTATTATTGTTACGGAGCAAGAACGTGTATTAGGTATTATTACAGCGACTGATCTACGCCACGGATATCGAAGTTAA
- a CDS encoding response regulator transcription factor — protein sequence MKEHILIVEDEHKISRLLQIELEAEGYDISQAYNGAQAWDLYQESTYDLILLDVMLPEMNGIEILRRIRDMGGLTPVILLTAKSSVEDKVSGLDLGANDYITKPFQIEELLARVRAALRQRPQPSATTDHNEDGTWLTVADLKLNEGTREVIRGEQQIELTPREFDLLAYLLKNKRQVLNRDQIVTAVWGYDYYGDTNVVDVYIRYVRKKVDQDPERELIHTVRGVGYVIKDNS from the coding sequence TTGAAAGAACATATTTTAATCGTAGAAGATGAACATAAAATTTCTCGACTGCTACAGATTGAGCTTGAAGCAGAAGGGTACGATATTTCACAAGCTTATAATGGCGCGCAAGCATGGGATTTGTATCAAGAAAGTACGTATGATCTGATCTTATTAGATGTGATGCTTCCTGAAATGAATGGAATCGAAATCCTTAGACGTATTCGTGATATGGGTGGATTGACACCGGTTATTTTATTAACTGCCAAAAGTTCTGTTGAAGATAAAGTATCCGGCTTAGACTTGGGAGCTAACGATTATATTACCAAGCCTTTTCAGATTGAAGAATTATTAGCTCGTGTGCGAGCGGCTCTACGTCAGCGTCCACAGCCTTCGGCTACAACAGATCACAATGAAGATGGTACATGGTTAACAGTAGCTGACCTTAAGCTGAATGAAGGAACAAGAGAAGTGATCCGGGGCGAACAACAGATAGAACTCACTCCGCGTGAATTTGATTTACTAGCTTATCTGCTCAAAAATAAACGTCAAGTGCTTAACCGCGATCAGATTGTGACTGCTGTGTGGGGGTATGATTATTATGGAGATACCAATGTAGTCGATGTCTATATTCGTTATGTCCGCAAAAAAGTAGATCAAGATCCTGAGCGGGAACTTATTCATACAGTACGTGGAGTCGGGTATGTGATTAAGGATAACAGTTAG
- a CDS encoding phospholipase D-like domain-containing protein, which yields MTILRRKFCLIGILLTSTMWIVSACSNTSKTISPEVYSVPIHENSGYVSSTNMESSPSASTDAKAKAGTTIDYVFTSEGQKPDQLIINLINQSQATLDVAIYNLSRESIIQALVEAQKRGVQVHILTDKTKVEKKSQIKALQALVDAGAVIKINTFEGKMHEKMLIADRKIATVGSFNYTDESSEENDEVLVAIHDTNLAEQWVTIFNNMWNDDKRYQIWTADK from the coding sequence ATGACTATATTACGTCGCAAATTCTGTCTGATAGGTATTCTTTTGACGAGTACAATGTGGATAGTAAGCGCATGTTCCAATACGTCAAAAACGATCTCTCCTGAAGTCTATTCTGTTCCAATACATGAGAACTCCGGTTATGTCTCTTCTACAAATATGGAATCTTCTCCATCGGCTTCTACAGATGCCAAAGCAAAAGCAGGCACAACGATTGATTATGTATTTACTTCGGAAGGGCAGAAGCCCGATCAGTTGATTATAAATCTGATCAATCAATCACAAGCTACGTTGGATGTAGCGATTTATAATTTGTCACGTGAATCGATTATTCAAGCATTAGTGGAAGCGCAAAAGCGTGGTGTACAAGTGCATATTTTGACAGACAAAACAAAAGTAGAAAAAAAATCTCAGATCAAAGCGTTACAAGCCTTAGTGGATGCAGGAGCAGTGATCAAAATCAATACATTTGAAGGCAAAATGCATGAAAAAATGCTAATTGCTGATCGTAAAATAGCAACAGTAGGATCATTTAATTATACAGATGAATCGAGCGAAGAAAATGATGAAGTATTAGTAGCTATCCATGATACTAATCTAGCAGAGCAATGGGTTACCATTTTCAATAATATGTGGAATGATGATAAACGATATCAGATATGGACAGCGGATAAGTAA
- a CDS encoding glycoside hydrolase family 43 protein codes for MNLWSTRKKWVPLVCGSVLLSSLIMPVQMSSAATSSTPSEMNIAANTSFTPGAVWNDTSGVPIQAHGGGVLYNQQDQTYYWYGEDKTNGYLPARGVHVYASKDLYNWEDKGLALTAIESEDDFTNDPLISKLYAGRKDTANILNDIGTNRIIERPKVIYNEKTGKYVMWMHTDGPSATSTANYAKAQAGYALSDSPTGPFVYGEGHRMDRAPKDAEYNGQPDQPGMARDMTLFKDDDGTAYLVYSSEENLTIYISKLNDSYTDITGWHKEGNVERDQEYQAVYGEDYVRVFPGAQREAPAMFKHNGKYYMVTSGATGWDPNVAKYTVADHIFGPWAPLKNFAPASQTTFDSQSTHILPVEGAPSTFIYMGDRWKKDNLKDSRYIWLPIEIADDGSIVLNWRDQWTLNDK; via the coding sequence ATGAATCTATGGTCTACAAGGAAAAAATGGGTACCCCTTGTCTGCGGGTCAGTATTATTGTCTTCACTCATCATGCCTGTACAGATGTCCTCGGCGGCAACTTCTAGTACTCCATCAGAAATGAATATAGCTGCCAATACGTCATTTACGCCCGGTGCAGTCTGGAATGATACCAGCGGTGTACCTATTCAGGCACATGGTGGAGGCGTACTGTATAACCAGCAAGATCAGACTTACTACTGGTATGGAGAAGATAAAACAAATGGATATTTACCTGCTCGCGGTGTTCATGTGTATGCTTCCAAAGACCTTTACAATTGGGAGGATAAAGGGCTAGCTTTGACAGCCATTGAATCGGAAGATGATTTTACAAATGATCCATTGATTTCTAAGCTATATGCTGGACGTAAAGATACTGCTAACATACTTAACGATATTGGAACAAACCGAATTATAGAACGCCCTAAAGTAATTTATAATGAGAAAACTGGTAAATATGTAATGTGGATGCATACTGACGGGCCAAGTGCTACATCGACAGCGAACTATGCCAAAGCTCAAGCGGGGTATGCATTATCTGATTCACCTACAGGGCCTTTTGTCTATGGAGAAGGGCATCGTATGGATCGAGCTCCCAAAGATGCAGAATATAACGGACAACCGGATCAACCCGGTATGGCAAGAGATATGACTCTTTTTAAAGATGATGATGGAACAGCATATCTCGTCTATTCCAGTGAAGAGAATTTGACGATATATATTTCCAAATTAAATGATTCCTATACTGATATCACCGGCTGGCATAAAGAAGGCAACGTAGAGCGTGATCAAGAGTATCAAGCTGTATATGGTGAAGACTATGTACGTGTATTTCCGGGAGCACAACGTGAAGCACCTGCTATGTTCAAGCATAATGGCAAATATTATATGGTGACATCAGGAGCAACAGGATGGGACCCGAATGTGGCTAAGTATACAGTAGCAGATCATATTTTTGGCCCATGGGCACCTTTGAAAAATTTTGCACCTGCGAGTCAGACTACATTTGATTCTCAAAGTACACACATTCTTCCGGTAGAAGGAGCACCCAGTACATTTATTTATATGGGAGATCGCTGGAAAAAAGATAATCTCAAAGACTCACGTTATATCTGGTTACCGATAGAGATTGCTGATGATGGATCTATCGTACTCAACTGGCGTGATCAGTGGACATTAAACGATAAATAA
- a CDS encoding AraC family transcriptional regulator: protein MFLKKQNVHKQGQQYTYYRIVESYRDEQGKNKHRTVKYIGRLSDEEVVTITRQLKENAYPFVEGNRLSHQENKQQTHMLSSQVWVPLSLTIMTYLPAHLKEWMVAEHDTLIIVKEGQAEAQIQGSRLPIHANQVLFCPAGSGVFLYNVSSQPLQVFKLIFTSHDPSSSSWSTMHLPSIIATHSPLEIQRLCKEWLELTEYSKEMTVEKQIYSQLLFYQLLHLIWNDQSVATEASHLTLIEQAVHYVKTHYREEIRRDVIAAQLGITPEHFSRIFRKYKGCSFTEYVYRLRMNIAKKDLQYSSASISEIAKRNGYPDEHYFSRRFKRLFALSPKQYQSAKKQYAAWNYPFTAMLLHLNIVPQAGYLESWKWDIYHRKLDLSTMNILHTDLDQSIQLMNMLQPDLVFAYQDNAGKEMLEEYVPLQTIRIDDYDWKQQWLWLAEQVGKVEQAEQWLYDWNDQVEQAKTYLASHIPSDQTVGIYKIVSEKIYVYGDQRSMGGPLIYRELGHQPPSIVQERIIDQHIICQHIESSELNEYAADHMIVIHYPIEGETAALIEPVIQSAAWSQLPAVQNKQVYMMDRNIFYGFDPCSLEAQLQLWLQQFPS, encoded by the coding sequence ATGTTTTTGAAAAAGCAAAACGTACACAAACAGGGGCAACAGTATACTTATTATCGTATTGTAGAATCTTATCGAGACGAACAAGGCAAAAATAAACATCGTACTGTTAAATACATAGGCAGATTGTCAGATGAAGAAGTGGTTACGATCACCCGTCAATTAAAAGAAAATGCATATCCATTTGTAGAAGGAAATAGACTATCCCATCAGGAGAACAAGCAACAGACTCATATGTTATCGAGCCAAGTATGGGTTCCTTTATCATTGACGATTATGACTTATTTACCAGCACATCTTAAAGAATGGATGGTAGCTGAACACGATACTCTTATTATTGTAAAAGAAGGACAAGCAGAAGCACAGATTCAAGGTAGTCGCTTACCGATCCATGCCAATCAAGTTTTATTTTGCCCTGCTGGAAGTGGTGTCTTTCTGTATAATGTGTCTTCTCAACCGCTGCAAGTGTTCAAATTAATATTTACATCTCATGATCCCAGTTCTTCTAGCTGGTCTACTATGCATCTACCTTCTATTATTGCGACACATTCGCCTTTGGAAATTCAGCGATTATGCAAAGAATGGTTAGAGCTGACCGAGTATTCAAAAGAAATGACTGTAGAAAAACAGATCTATAGTCAGTTATTATTTTACCAATTGCTACATCTGATATGGAACGATCAGTCAGTCGCTACTGAAGCCAGTCATCTGACACTGATCGAACAAGCTGTTCATTATGTAAAAACGCATTATCGTGAAGAGATTCGTCGTGATGTTATCGCTGCTCAATTAGGAATTACACCTGAACATTTTTCAAGAATATTTCGTAAGTATAAAGGTTGTTCTTTTACCGAGTATGTATACCGCTTACGTATGAATATAGCTAAAAAAGATTTGCAGTATTCTAGTGCAAGTATCAGTGAAATTGCCAAGCGTAATGGATACCCGGATGAGCATTATTTTAGTCGGCGGTTCAAACGATTATTTGCTTTATCACCCAAGCAGTATCAATCTGCTAAAAAGCAGTATGCTGCATGGAATTATCCTTTTACAGCCATGTTATTGCATCTGAATATCGTTCCTCAAGCAGGTTACCTTGAATCATGGAAATGGGACATTTATCATCGTAAACTTGATCTCAGTACTATGAATATTCTGCATACTGATCTAGATCAATCGATCCAGCTTATGAATATGTTACAGCCTGATCTTGTATTTGCTTATCAAGACAATGCAGGTAAAGAAATGCTTGAGGAATATGTACCTTTACAAACGATTCGAATTGACGATTATGATTGGAAGCAACAATGGCTATGGTTAGCTGAACAAGTAGGAAAAGTAGAGCAAGCAGAGCAGTGGTTGTATGATTGGAATGATCAAGTAGAGCAAGCGAAAACATATTTAGCAAGCCATATTCCATCTGATCAGACTGTAGGTATTTACAAAATTGTCTCTGAAAAAATATATGTATATGGGGATCAGCGAAGTATGGGCGGGCCCCTTATTTATCGAGAGTTAGGTCATCAGCCACCTTCAATCGTACAAGAACGTATTATCGATCAGCATATCATTTGTCAGCATATTGAAAGTTCGGAACTGAATGAGTATGCAGCCGATCATATGATTGTGATTCATTATCCGATAGAAGGGGAAACGGCTGCGCTGATCGAACCTGTCATACAATCAGCAGCATGGTCTCAATTACCAGCTGTACAGAACAAGCAAGTGTATATGATGGATCGTAATATTTTTTATGGATTTGATCCTTGTTCACTGGAAGCTCAATTACAGTTATGGTTACAACAGTTCCCATCATGA
- a CDS encoding GNAT family N-acetyltransferase produces the protein MKIEDIFGELPVLETERMILRPITMDDVEDMYAYASDPEVTRYVTWHAHQSIEETKQFISFLLGKYAEGAVSQWGIEHKESGRLIGTMGFINWNTKHFKAEVGYALSREFWNRGYTSEAMEAILDFGWNQMKLVRIEARCMPDNINSARVMEKVGMKYEGLMRKNLYVKGRFHDAKIYAIVAD, from the coding sequence ATGAAAATTGAAGATATTTTTGGAGAACTGCCTGTATTGGAAACGGAAAGAATGATTTTGCGTCCGATTACGATGGATGATGTAGAAGACATGTATGCTTATGCTTCCGATCCAGAAGTCACTCGCTATGTCACATGGCACGCTCATCAATCGATAGAAGAAACGAAACAATTTATTTCATTTTTGCTAGGGAAATATGCAGAAGGTGCTGTTTCTCAATGGGGTATTGAACATAAAGAATCCGGTCGCTTAATCGGGACAATGGGATTTATTAATTGGAACACCAAGCATTTCAAAGCAGAAGTAGGGTATGCGCTTTCCAGAGAATTTTGGAATCGCGGGTACACTTCGGAAGCGATGGAAGCCATTCTTGACTTTGGCTGGAATCAGATGAAGTTGGTACGCATTGAAGCACGTTGTATGCCTGATAATATCAATTCTGCTCGTGTGATGGAGAAGGTTGGTATGAAGTATGAAGGCTTAATGCGCAAAAACTTATATGTCAAAGGTAGATTTCACGATGCCAAAATCTATGCTATTGTTGCTGATTAA
- a CDS encoding sensor histidine kinase, which yields MKLRSKIHLYSSVLFALLFILTNLLVYIVFSRLSINEQLVRVESQTNKTADNIRQIAGSMTTAELLRAYVPVDGMIRIVTEKGNNSLVVTSSSEQELSKRTVTYSKELQAEKITYQANGYVFVSIPVIWTDGSVVNVQVTESLHQTENYLQVLRIVLITVTGIAMIPVILSGHILGRIIMRPIGAMTSTMSEIKRSGRFKRLALDPKSKDELLEMGQTFNAMIDLLETNYDKQKQFVSNASHELKTPLTIIESYASLLKRRGMDRPELFYESVDAIHSEAVRMKEMTEQLLLLAKHKEQWNLSIEPINLTEEVDELVKRFHNAYQRQIDVKVAPELLSKPSLLVIQNDAGKLRQLLFILLDNARKYSEDHIVIELGEDSPASDDSGTVTIQRRCIRIIDQGIGIPEAELSKVFDRFYRVDEARSRTDVGGSGLGLTLALEIADAIGATIRLESVEKKGTTAIVSLPTIFVPATTVFSANSNKDSVQ from the coding sequence ATGAAGCTAAGAAGTAAAATACATTTGTATTCTTCGGTCTTATTTGCGTTGTTATTTATTTTGACCAATCTGCTCGTCTATATCGTATTTAGTCGTCTATCGATTAATGAACAATTGGTAAGAGTCGAATCGCAAACAAATAAAACAGCAGATAATATTAGACAAATTGCAGGCTCAATGACTACGGCTGAATTACTTCGAGCCTATGTGCCTGTAGATGGTATGATTCGGATCGTCACTGAAAAAGGAAATAACTCATTAGTAGTGACTTCTTCTTCAGAACAAGAACTAAGTAAACGTACGGTCACATATAGCAAAGAATTACAAGCCGAAAAGATTACGTATCAAGCCAATGGATATGTATTTGTATCGATTCCTGTTATCTGGACAGATGGTTCTGTAGTCAATGTGCAGGTAACCGAAAGCTTGCATCAGACTGAAAATTATTTACAAGTATTACGGATTGTATTGATTACTGTTACAGGAATAGCAATGATTCCGGTCATTTTATCCGGTCATATATTGGGGCGAATTATTATGCGTCCGATCGGAGCAATGACTTCAACCATGAGTGAGATTAAGCGAAGTGGACGATTCAAGCGATTAGCATTAGATCCTAAGTCGAAAGACGAATTGTTAGAAATGGGTCAAACATTTAACGCGATGATCGATTTACTGGAGACGAATTATGATAAACAAAAGCAATTTGTATCTAATGCTTCTCATGAACTCAAAACACCACTCACGATTATCGAAAGTTATGCCAGTCTATTAAAACGCAGAGGAATGGATCGCCCGGAACTGTTCTATGAATCTGTCGATGCTATTCATTCAGAAGCAGTACGGATGAAAGAAATGACCGAGCAATTACTATTATTGGCCAAGCATAAAGAACAATGGAACTTATCAATAGAACCTATTAATCTAACAGAAGAAGTCGATGAATTAGTCAAACGATTCCACAATGCGTATCAACGTCAGATCGATGTAAAGGTTGCACCTGAATTGCTATCTAAGCCTTCTTTATTGGTCATTCAAAATGATGCAGGCAAACTGAGACAATTGTTATTTATTTTGCTAGACAATGCGCGTAAATATAGTGAAGATCATATTGTGATTGAACTTGGGGAAGATTCTCCTGCTTCAGATGATTCCGGTACTGTGACGATACAGCGCCGATGTATTCGAATTATCGATCAAGGCATAGGGATTCCAGAAGCAGAGCTATCCAAAGTGTTTGACCGCTTTTACCGGGTCGATGAAGCACGTAGTCGTACCGATGTAGGTGGTTCAGGGTTAGGTCTGACATTAGCGTTAGAGATAGCAGATGCAATTGGAGCGACAATACGTCTAGAAAGTGTAGAAAAGAAAGGCACAACAGCGATCGTTTCGTTACCGACTATTTTTGTGCCGGCAACTACAGTATTCTCAGCAAATTCTAATAAAGATTCTGTACAATGA
- a CDS encoding GNAT family N-acetyltransferase, which yields MSVVRFEPIEEQHLPEVLSIYNHYVEHTTVSFHTETLSLEQMRAQIMNVPAHYKSYVIIDESSSDTESASSLSSSGIAGYILMTQHKNKQAYDVTAEVTVYLKPGQTGRGLGGKSLSFLEQAGIDSGFHVLIATVCTENVNSIALFERYGYEKCAHFREVGYKFGRRLDIASYQKIIG from the coding sequence ATGAGTGTCGTTCGATTTGAACCGATCGAAGAACAGCATTTGCCTGAAGTGCTGTCGATTTATAATCATTATGTAGAACATACAACAGTCTCTTTTCACACAGAGACGTTATCACTAGAACAGATGCGCGCACAGATTATGAATGTACCTGCTCATTACAAATCATATGTGATTATAGATGAATCGTCTTCAGATACCGAATCGGCGTCTTCTTTATCTAGCTCCGGTATTGCTGGATACATACTGATGACTCAACACAAAAATAAGCAAGCATATGATGTGACCGCAGAAGTTACTGTATATCTCAAGCCCGGACAGACAGGACGAGGATTAGGTGGCAAATCTCTTTCTTTTCTCGAACAAGCCGGTATCGACAGTGGATTTCATGTACTGATTGCGACAGTTTGTACCGAAAATGTAAACAGCATCGCTTTATTTGAACGTTATGGTTATGAGAAATGTGCACATTTTCGTGAAGTCGGTTATAAATTCGGTCGTCGTCTCGATATTGCAAGTTACCAGAAAATTATCGGTTGA